From one Pseudomonas sp. B21-048 genomic stretch:
- a CDS encoding sarcosine oxidase subunit alpha, translating to MSQINRLSNGGRIDRNKVLSFTFNGQVYKGFEGDTLAAALLANGVDIIGRSFKYSRPRGIFAAGAEEPNAVLQIGATEATQIPNVRATQQALYQGLVATSTNGWPSVNNDMMGILGKVGGKLMPPGFYYKTFMYPQSFWMTYEKYIRKAAGLGRSPTENDPDTYDYMNQHCDVLIVGAGPAGLAAALAAARSGARVILADEQEEFGGSLLDSRESLDGKPATEWVASVIAELKNTPDVLLLPRATVNGYHDHNFLTIHERLTDHLGDRAPIGQVRQRIHRVRAKRVVLATGTHERPLVYGNNDVPGNMLAGAVSTYVRRYGVAPGKKLVLSTNNDHAYRVALDWLDASLQVVAIADARSNPRGALVEEARAKGIRILTGSAVIEARGSKHVTAARVAAIDVKAHTVTSPGEWLDCDLVASSGGYSPVVHLASHLGGKPIWREDILGFVPGEAPQKRVCVGGINGIYGLGDSLADGFEGGARAASEAGFSGVEGTLPKALSRLEEPTLALFQVPHEKATARAPKQFVDLQNDVTAAAIELATREGFESVEHVKRYTALGFGTDQGKLGNVNGLAIAARSLNVTIPQMGTTMFRPNYTPVTFGAVAGRHCGHIFEPVRFTALHHWHVKNGAEFEDVGQWKRPWYFPKNGEDLHAAVKRECKAVRDSVGLLDASTLGKIDIQGPDTREFLNRIYTNTWTKLDVGKARYGLMCKEDGMVFDDGVTACLADNHFVMTTTTGGAARVLQWLEIYHQTEWPDLKVYFTSVTDHWATMTLSGPNSRKLLSEVTDVDLANEAFPFMTWKEALVGGVPARIFRISFTGELSYEVNVQADYAMGVLEKIVEAGKKYNLTPYGTETMHVLRAEKGFIIVGQDTDSSMTPDDLNMGWCVGRTKPFSWIGWRGMNREDCVRDQRKQLVGLKPIDPTKWLPEGAQLVFNTKQTIPMTMVGHVTSSYLHNSLGYSFAMGVVKGGLKRMGERVFAPLADGSVIEAEIVSSVFFDPKGDRQNV from the coding sequence GCTTCACTTTCAACGGCCAGGTCTACAAAGGCTTTGAAGGCGATACCCTCGCTGCCGCCTTGCTGGCCAACGGTGTCGACATCATCGGCCGCAGCTTCAAGTACTCGCGCCCGCGCGGCATCTTCGCCGCCGGTGCCGAAGAGCCGAACGCTGTGCTGCAGATCGGTGCGACCGAAGCCACGCAGATCCCGAACGTGCGCGCCACGCAACAAGCGCTGTATCAAGGCCTGGTCGCCACCAGCACCAACGGCTGGCCGAGCGTGAACAACGACATGATGGGGATTCTCGGCAAGGTCGGCGGCAAGCTGATGCCGCCGGGCTTCTACTACAAAACCTTCATGTACCCGCAATCGTTCTGGATGACCTACGAGAAGTACATTCGTAAGGCTGCCGGCCTTGGCCGCTCGCCGACCGAGAACGATCCGGACACCTACGACTACATGAACCAGCACTGCGACGTGCTGATCGTCGGCGCTGGCCCTGCGGGTCTGGCGGCTGCACTGGCGGCTGCCCGTAGCGGTGCGCGCGTGATCCTGGCCGATGAGCAGGAAGAGTTCGGCGGCAGCCTGCTCGATTCCCGCGAAAGCCTCGACGGCAAACCTGCTACCGAATGGGTCGCCAGCGTCATCGCCGAGCTGAAAAACACCCCGGACGTGCTGCTGTTGCCGCGCGCCACGGTCAACGGTTACCACGACCATAACTTCCTGACCATTCACGAGCGCCTCACCGATCACCTCGGCGACCGCGCCCCGATTGGCCAGGTGCGTCAGCGCATCCACCGGGTTCGCGCCAAGCGTGTGGTACTGGCGACCGGTACTCACGAGCGTCCACTGGTTTATGGCAACAACGACGTGCCGGGCAACATGCTCGCCGGCGCCGTGTCGACTTATGTACGTCGTTACGGCGTGGCACCGGGCAAGAAACTGGTGCTGTCGACCAACAACGATCATGCCTACCGCGTCGCCCTGGATTGGCTCGATGCCAGTCTGCAAGTGGTGGCGATCGCCGATGCCCGCAGCAACCCTCGCGGTGCGCTGGTGGAAGAAGCTCGCGCCAAAGGTATCCGCATCCTGACCGGCAGCGCCGTGATCGAGGCCCGTGGCAGCAAGCACGTCACCGCCGCTCGCGTTGCCGCGATTGACGTAAAAGCACACACCGTGACCAGCCCTGGCGAGTGGCTCGATTGCGACCTGGTCGCCAGTTCCGGCGGTTACAGCCCGGTGGTTCACCTGGCGTCGCACTTGGGTGGCAAACCGATCTGGCGTGAAGACATCCTCGGTTTCGTACCGGGCGAGGCACCGCAGAAACGCGTGTGCGTCGGCGGCATCAACGGCATCTACGGTCTCGGCGATTCGTTGGCCGACGGTTTTGAAGGCGGCGCTCGCGCGGCCAGCGAAGCCGGTTTCAGCGGTGTAGAAGGCACCTTGCCGAAAGCCCTGAGCCGTCTGGAAGAGCCGACGCTGGCGCTGTTCCAGGTGCCGCACGAAAAAGCCACTGCCCGTGCGCCGAAGCAATTCGTCGACCTGCAAAACGACGTCACCGCTGCCGCCATCGAACTGGCGACCCGCGAAGGCTTCGAGTCGGTCGAGCACGTCAAACGCTACACCGCATTGGGCTTCGGCACCGATCAGGGCAAGCTCGGCAACGTCAACGGTCTGGCCATCGCCGCCCGTTCGCTGAACGTGACCATCCCGCAGATGGGCACCACCATGTTCCGCCCGAACTACACGCCGGTGACCTTCGGCGCCGTGGCCGGCCGTCACTGTGGGCACATCTTCGAACCGGTTCGTTTCACCGCGCTGCATCACTGGCACGTGAAGAACGGCGCCGAATTTGAAGACGTCGGTCAGTGGAAGCGTCCATGGTACTTCCCGAAAAACGGTGAAGACCTGCATGCCGCCGTGAAGCGCGAATGCAAAGCCGTGCGCGACAGCGTCGGCCTGCTGGATGCTTCGACCCTGGGCAAGATCGACATCCAGGGCCCGGACACCCGCGAGTTCCTCAACCGCATCTACACCAACACCTGGACCAAGCTCGACGTGGGCAAGGCGCGTTACGGCCTGATGTGTAAAGAAGACGGCATGGTGTTCGACGACGGCGTGACTGCATGCCTGGCCGACAACCATTTCGTGATGACCACCACCACCGGCGGCGCTGCACGCGTGCTGCAATGGCTGGAAATCTACCATCAGACCGAATGGCCAGACCTGAAGGTGTACTTCACCTCCGTGACTGACCATTGGGCGACCATGACCCTGTCCGGGCCGAACAGCCGCAAACTGCTCAGCGAAGTCACCGACGTCGATCTGGCCAATGAAGCTTTCCCGTTCATGACCTGGAAAGAAGCTCTAGTTGGCGGCGTACCGGCGCGGATATTCCGGATTTCGTTTACCGGCGAGCTGTCGTACGAAGTCAACGTGCAGGCCGACTACGCCATGGGCGTGCTCGAGAAAATCGTCGAGGCCGGCAAGAAGTACAACCTGACTCCGTACGGCACTGAAACCATGCACGTACTGCGGGCAGAGAAGGGCTTCATCATCGTTGGTCAGGACACTGACAGCTCGATGACCCCGGACGACCTGAACATGGGCTGGTGTGTCGGTCGCACCAAACCGTTCTCGTGGATCGGCTGGCGTGGCATGAACCGCGAAGACTGCGTGCGTGATCAGCGCAAACAGCTGGTCGGTCTGAAGCCGATCGATCCGACCAAATGGCTGCCGGAAGGTGCGCAACTGGTGTTCAACACCAAGCAAACCATCCCGATGACCATGGTCGGTCACGTGACTTCCAGCTACTTGCACAACTCCCTCGGCTATTCGTTTGCCATGGGTGTGGTCAAGGGCGGCCTGAAGCGCATGGGTGAGCGGGTGTTCGCACCGCTGGCCGACGGCAGCGTGATCGAGGCGGAAATCGTTTCTTCGGTGTTCTTCGATCCGAAAGGCGATCGCCAGAACGTGTAA